In Vigna unguiculata cultivar IT97K-499-35 chromosome 3, ASM411807v1, whole genome shotgun sequence, a single genomic region encodes these proteins:
- the LOC114175647 gene encoding zinc finger protein GAI-ASSOCIATED FACTOR 1-like, with protein MTVDLDNVSTASGEASMSSSANQTKPAPKRKRNLPGMPDPEAEVIALSPKTLLATNRFVCEICNKGFQRDQNLQLHRRGHNLPWKLRQRSTKEVRKRVYVCPEPACVHHDPSRALGDLTGIKKHFCRKHGEKKWKCDKCSKKYAVQSDWKAHSKVCGNREYKCDCGTVFSRRDSFITHRAFCDALAKESTRSHTVVTKANEENDSTVLTDSPPPEVAAAAATTPSQSNSVISSGVQTQNPELPECNPPEVIEEQQATTAISGSCGSNNNSTNCSASNGGATNNSNSSSVFASLFASSTSSGTLQSQTPAFSNLVRAMGPPDHHADITVPSSSEAVSLCLSTSNASPIFAAGGQEHRQYASSPPQPAMSATALLQKAAQMGAAATNASLLRGFGIVSSSSSASTPSGQQNGLQWGQPQLESESVSVPAGLGLSLPCDGDSGLKELMTGTPSMFGPKHTTLDFLGLGMAAGGGLSALITSIGGGLDVAAATTFGNGEFSGKDIGRRSS; from the exons ATGACGGTTGATTTGGACAACGTTTCCACAGCGTCAGGGGAAGCAAGCATGTCTTCCTCTGCCAATCAAACAAAACCTGCTCCCAAGAGAAAACGAAACCTCCCTGGCATGCCAG ATCCTGAGGCAGAGGTGATTGCTCTGTCGCCGAAGACGCTGTTGGCGACGAACCGGTTCGTGTGCGAGATATGCAACAAAGGGTTTCAGAGAGACCAGAATCTGCAGCTTCATCGGAGAGGTCACAACTTGCCGTGGAAGCTGAGGCAGAGGTCCACCAAGGAGGTAAGGAAGAGAGTGTACGTGTGTCCCGAACCCGCGTGCGTGCACCACGACCCTTCTAGAGCACTGGGGGACTTGACGGGGATTAAGAAGCACTTCTGCAGGAAGCACGGTGAGAAGAAGTGGAAATGCGACAAATGCTCCAAGAAATACGCCGTTCAGTCGGATTGGAAAGCGCACTCCAAAGTATGCGGCAATAGAGAGTATAAGTGCGATTGCGGAACCGTTTTCTCCAG GAGGGATAGCTTCATTACGCATAGAGCGTTTTGCGATGCGTTGGCGAAGGAGAGTACGAGATCTCACACTGTTGTTACCAAGGCTAATGAGGAGAATGATTCAACAGTTTTAACCGACTCCCCGCCGCCGGAGGTGGCGGCGGCTGCAGCCACCACACCTTCGCAGTCAAACAGTGTCATATCTTCTGGTGTGCAGACGCAGAACCCAG AGTTACCGGAATGTAATCCCCCAGAAGTCATTGAGGAGCAACAAGCTACTACTGCTATAAGTGGGAGCTGTGGCAGCAACAACAACAGTACCAATTGCTCAGCAAGCAATGGCGGTGctactaataatagtaatagtagtAGTGTGTTTGCAAGTTTGTTTGCTTCTTCAACATCATCTGGGACTCTACAATCTCAAACACCAGCATTCAGTAACTTAGTTAGAGCCATGGGTCCTCCAGATCACCATGCAGATATCACAGTTCCCTCTTCATCTGAGGCCGTATCTCTTTGCCTCTCCACCAGTAATGCCTCACCAATATTCGCAGCAGGAGGGCAAGAGCACCGGCAGTATGCGTCGTCGCCTCCACAACCGGCCATGTCAGCCACTGCATTGCTGCAGAAAGCTGCTCAAATGGGTGCTGCAGCCACAAACGCCTCTCTGCTTCGCGGGTTTGGCATTGtgtcatcttcatcttcagcTTCAACTCCATCAGGGCAGCAAAATGGCCTGCAATGGGGTCAGCCTCAGTTAGAATCTGAGAGTGTTTCGGTTCCTGCAGGGCTTGGACTTAGTCTTCCGTGTGATGGTGATTCTGGACTCAAGGAATTGATGACGGGAACACCCTCCATGTTTGGTCCTAAACACACAACTCTTGATTTTCTGGGATTGGGGATGGCTGCTGGTGGAGGCTTATCTGCACTCATCACATCTATTGGTGGTGGTTTGGATGTTGCTGCAGCAACAACCTTCGGTAATGGGGAATTTTCTGGCAAAGATATTGGAAGGAGGAGCTCTTGA